In the Rhizobium sp. CB3090 genome, one interval contains:
- a CDS encoding urocanate hydratase has product MPKANPRHPKFPIPGGPELRAKGWRQEALLRLLENVLSVGEDPDNLVVYAALGKAARNWAAHKGIVKALTEMDENQTLLIQSGKPIGLIRTHDKAPLVIMANCNIVGQWAKAEVFYELQRKGLICWGGLTAGAWQYIGSQGVIQGTYEIFMRIAERRFGGDLYGRFVLTAGLGGMGGAQPLAGRMAGAAILCVDIDAERARKRQDIGYLQEIAPDLDSALAMIDAAIKEKRALSVGLVGNAAEIYPEIARRGIVPDIVTDQTSAHDLVYGYVPKGMSLSQVKDLRDDGQGQLMAASRASIVEHVKAMLDFQRQGSEVFDNGNLIRTQAKEGGVANAFDIPIFTEAYLRPLFCRAIGPFRWMALSGEESDIARIDDLLLEMFPDNKIITNWIRLARQHVPFEGLPARIAWLGHGERTALARRVNELVASGELKGPIAFSRDHLDAGAMAHPNIMTERMKDGSDAVADWPLIDAMMLCSSMADLVVVHSGGGGYAGYMTSCGVTVVADGTPAADERLDHALTNDTALGVMRYADAGYEEALDEVAKKDVPYIRLGEGICS; this is encoded by the coding sequence ATGCCGAAAGCCAATCCACGTCATCCGAAATTCCCCATTCCGGGCGGCCCGGAGCTGCGTGCCAAGGGCTGGCGGCAGGAGGCGCTGCTGCGCCTGCTCGAAAACGTGCTCTCGGTCGGCGAAGATCCGGACAATCTCGTCGTCTACGCAGCCCTCGGCAAGGCGGCCCGCAACTGGGCCGCACATAAGGGCATCGTGAAGGCGCTCACCGAAATGGATGAGAACCAGACCCTGCTCATTCAATCCGGCAAACCGATAGGCCTCATTCGCACGCATGACAAGGCGCCGCTGGTCATCATGGCGAACTGCAATATCGTCGGGCAATGGGCGAAGGCCGAGGTCTTCTATGAGCTGCAGCGCAAGGGCCTGATCTGCTGGGGTGGACTCACCGCCGGCGCTTGGCAGTATATCGGCAGCCAGGGCGTGATCCAGGGCACCTACGAAATCTTCATGCGTATCGCCGAGCGCCGTTTCGGGGGCGATCTCTACGGGCGTTTCGTACTCACCGCCGGTCTCGGCGGCATGGGCGGCGCGCAGCCGCTCGCCGGACGCATGGCGGGGGCCGCGATCCTCTGCGTCGACATCGATGCGGAGCGCGCCAGGAAGCGGCAGGACATCGGCTATCTGCAGGAAATCGCGCCCGATCTCGATTCCGCGCTGGCGATGATTGACGCGGCGATCAAGGAGAAGCGAGCGCTTTCCGTCGGCCTCGTCGGCAATGCGGCAGAAATCTATCCCGAGATCGCGAGGCGCGGCATCGTGCCCGATATCGTCACGGACCAGACTTCGGCCCACGATCTCGTCTATGGCTATGTGCCAAAGGGCATGAGCCTGAGCCAAGTCAAAGACCTGCGAGACGACGGCCAGGGACAGTTGATGGCGGCAAGCCGCGCCTCGATCGTCGAGCATGTGAAGGCCATGCTGGACTTCCAGAGACAAGGCTCTGAAGTCTTCGACAATGGCAACCTGATCCGCACCCAGGCGAAGGAAGGCGGCGTTGCCAACGCCTTCGACATCCCGATCTTCACCGAAGCCTATCTGCGGCCGCTCTTCTGCCGCGCCATAGGCCCGTTCCGCTGGATGGCACTTTCCGGCGAGGAAAGCGACATCGCCCGCATCGACGATCTGCTGCTGGAAATGTTCCCCGACAACAAGATCATCACCAACTGGATCCGCCTCGCCCGCCAGCACGTGCCCTTCGAAGGGCTGCCGGCGCGTATTGCTTGGCTTGGCCATGGCGAGCGCACGGCGCTTGCCCGCCGCGTCAACGAGCTTGTGGCAAGCGGCGAACTCAAAGGTCCGATTGCCTTTTCGCGCGATCACCTCGATGCCGGCGCCATGGCGCATCCGAATATCATGACCGAGCGCATGAAGGATGGCTCCGACGCTGTCGCCGACTGGCCGCTGATCGATGCCATGATGCTCTGCTCGTCCATGGCCGATCTCGTCGTCGTCCACTCCGGCGGCGGCGGCTATGCCGGCTATATGACGAGCTGCGGCGTCACCGTGGTCGCCGATGGGACGCCGGCCGCCGACGAACGGCTCGATCATGCGCTGACCAACGACACCGCGCTTGGCGTCATGCGCTATGCCGATGCGGGCTACGAGGAAGCGCTGGACGAAGTTGCGAAAAAGGATGTGCCCTATATCCGTCTCGGAGAGGGCATCTGTTCTTAG
- a CDS encoding DUF917 domain-containing protein: MGRILVARDVEAAVKGGSVYAAGGGGWADHGRMLGYAAVNVGKPELISIDELDDNDWIATAAAIGAPASTTAWEMQGIDYVKAVQLLQDELGEKLSGLIIGQNGKSSTLNGWLPSAILGTKVVDAVGDIRAHPTGDMGSIGMAGSPEQMIQTAVGGNRAENRYIELVVKGATAKISPILRAASDQSGGFIASCRNPLRASYIRTHAALGGISMALSLGEAIIEAEKKSGSAVIDAICKTTGGHILAEGTITKKDVVYTKEAFDIGTIRVGSGEKAAIMHVMNEYMAVEDAGGKRLATFPSVITTLSPEGEPLSVGQLHEGMKVFILHVPMDIIPLSASVLDPTVYPSVEKAMGIEIAKYALAGKKG; the protein is encoded by the coding sequence ATGGGACGCATACTCGTTGCCAGGGATGTGGAAGCGGCCGTTAAAGGCGGCTCCGTCTATGCAGCAGGCGGTGGCGGCTGGGCCGATCACGGCCGCATGCTCGGCTATGCGGCCGTCAATGTCGGCAAGCCGGAGCTGATATCGATCGATGAACTCGACGACAACGACTGGATCGCAACGGCCGCCGCGATCGGCGCGCCGGCCTCCACGACCGCCTGGGAAATGCAGGGCATCGATTACGTCAAAGCCGTGCAACTGCTGCAGGACGAGCTCGGCGAGAAGCTTTCCGGCCTGATCATCGGCCAGAACGGCAAGTCCTCGACGCTGAACGGCTGGCTGCCGTCGGCCATTCTCGGAACGAAGGTCGTGGACGCGGTCGGCGACATCCGCGCCCATCCGACCGGCGACATGGGCTCGATCGGCATGGCGGGGTCGCCCGAGCAGATGATCCAGACCGCCGTCGGCGGTAACCGCGCCGAGAACCGCTATATCGAGCTGGTCGTGAAGGGCGCAACGGCGAAGATTTCGCCGATCCTACGCGCGGCGTCCGACCAGTCCGGCGGCTTCATTGCCTCGTGCCGCAACCCGCTACGGGCCTCCTATATCCGCACTCACGCAGCGCTCGGCGGCATCTCCATGGCGCTTTCGCTCGGCGAAGCGATCATCGAGGCGGAGAAGAAGAGCGGCAGCGCCGTCATCGACGCCATCTGCAAGACGACCGGCGGCCACATTCTGGCCGAAGGAACGATCACCAAGAAGGATGTCGTCTACACAAAAGAAGCCTTCGACATCGGCACCATCAGGGTCGGTAGCGGCGAGAAGGCCGCCATCATGCATGTGATGAACGAATACATGGCTGTCGAAGATGCCGGTGGCAAGCGCCTGGCGACCTTCCCCTCCGTCATCACGACGCTGTCGCCGGAAGGCGAACCCTTGAGCGTCGGCCAGTTGCATGAGGGCATGAAGGTCTTCATCCTGCATGTGCCGATGGATATTATTCCGCTTTCAGCCAGCGTGCTCGACCCGACTGTCTATCCTTCCGTCGAAAAGGCCATGGGGATCGAGATCGCGAAATACGCTCTGGCCGGCAAGAAAGGCTGA
- a CDS encoding amidohydrolase family protein: MADFDLVLQGTVVLPERIVEGGYVAVRNGKIAEIGIGIPPAGRERHLLGKALILPGAIDAQVHSLSQKDQEDFIWSTRSAAAGGVTTIVDMPYDEGNLVCSAAAVKKKIDHAAPQARVDFALYGTVDPEEGPARIREMVEAGVAAFKFSTFGTDPKRFPRIPPALLDACFAAIAPTGLTAGVHNEDDEAVRSYMEQVKASGITDYRAHGLSRPPITELLAMHTIFETGANTGCPAHVVHCSLGRGYDIARAYRRDGFEATVECCIHYLTLDEENDVKRLGGKAKINPPIRPRAKVETLWRKVAEGNVWLVSTDHVSWSENRKTNPDMLANASGVPGLEVMVPLFVKGALERGVPLTWAAKLMAENPARHFRLDHLKGALTPGKDADIVVLEPRETVYDAASSGNNVVGWSPYNGIRLPWTVSATYLRGKQIADRNKVLAEPGSGRFVRPLPRQIIAGETA, from the coding sequence ATGGCTGACTTCGATCTCGTTCTGCAGGGCACCGTGGTTCTTCCCGAACGCATCGTGGAAGGGGGTTATGTCGCCGTGCGCAACGGCAAGATCGCTGAGATCGGTATCGGCATCCCACCCGCAGGGCGCGAACGGCATCTGCTTGGAAAAGCCCTGATCCTGCCCGGCGCGATCGATGCGCAGGTCCATTCCCTCTCCCAGAAGGACCAGGAGGATTTCATCTGGTCGACGCGCTCGGCGGCAGCCGGCGGCGTTACCACCATCGTCGACATGCCCTATGACGAAGGCAATCTCGTCTGCTCGGCAGCGGCGGTGAAAAAGAAGATCGATCATGCCGCTCCGCAAGCCCGCGTCGACTTTGCCCTATATGGCACCGTCGACCCGGAAGAAGGCCCGGCGCGCATCCGCGAAATGGTGGAGGCCGGCGTCGCCGCCTTCAAATTTTCGACATTCGGCACGGATCCGAAGCGCTTCCCGCGCATCCCGCCTGCCCTGCTCGACGCCTGCTTTGCCGCGATCGCGCCGACCGGACTGACGGCGGGCGTGCATAACGAGGATGATGAAGCGGTTCGCAGCTATATGGAACAGGTGAAGGCGAGCGGCATTACCGACTATCGCGCCCACGGCCTGTCGCGTCCGCCGATCACCGAATTGCTCGCCATGCATACGATCTTCGAGACGGGCGCGAACACCGGCTGCCCGGCGCATGTGGTGCATTGCTCGCTTGGCCGCGGCTACGATATTGCCCGTGCTTACCGCCGCGACGGCTTCGAGGCGACGGTGGAGTGCTGCATTCACTATCTGACGCTGGACGAGGAAAACGACGTGAAGCGCCTTGGCGGCAAGGCAAAGATCAACCCGCCGATCCGCCCACGCGCCAAAGTGGAGACGCTGTGGCGCAAGGTGGCGGAAGGCAATGTCTGGCTCGTTTCGACTGACCATGTCAGTTGGTCGGAAAACCGCAAGACCAATCCGGATATGTTGGCAAACGCATCGGGCGTTCCGGGCCTCGAAGTCATGGTGCCGCTCTTCGTCAAGGGCGCGTTAGAGCGCGGCGTGCCGCTCACCTGGGCGGCGAAGCTGATGGCGGAGAACCCCGCCAGGCATTTCCGCCTCGACCATCTCAAGGGCGCGCTGACGCCGGGAAAGGATGCCGACATCGTCGTGCTGGAACCGCGAGAAACCGTCTACGACGCCGCTTCGAGCGGCAACAACGTCGTCGGCTGGAGCCCCTATAATGGTATCCGCCTGCCTTGGACGGTATCCGCAACCTATCTGAGAGGCAAGCAGATTGCCGACAGAAACAAAGTATTGGCCGAGCCGGGCAGCGGCAGATTTGTCCGCCCTCTTCCTCGCCAGATTATCGCCGGAGAGACTGCCTGA
- a CDS encoding TfoX/Sxy family protein has translation MARDAGLEELLREEIGQRPGLSEKAMFGGWALLLNGHLLCGAREDGMLIRLGKGNDTWALQQPDVKPMLSGSREMQGWVRAGPGAYGNDMLRKRLLIAALNFVQGLPPK, from the coding sequence ATGGCCCGTGACGCAGGTCTTGAAGAGTTGCTAAGAGAGGAGATAGGGCAAAGGCCGGGGCTCAGCGAAAAGGCGATGTTCGGCGGCTGGGCCCTTCTTCTCAACGGCCATCTGCTTTGCGGCGCCCGCGAAGACGGCATGCTGATCCGCCTCGGCAAGGGCAACGATACCTGGGCGCTGCAACAGCCTGATGTCAAACCCATGCTGTCGGGCAGCCGTGAAATGCAGGGATGGGTGCGCGCCGGGCCTGGGGCCTATGGCAACGACATGTTGCGCAAGCGACTGCTGATCGCAGCGCTGAATTTCGTCCAGGGCCTGCCGCCGAAGTGA